In one Gadus morhua chromosome 7, gadMor3.0, whole genome shotgun sequence genomic region, the following are encoded:
- the LOC115547993 gene encoding zinc finger BED domain-containing protein 1-like isoform X1, protein MATVAASTSTPAQSISTFFHAPLATNSARSKAITEAIAFFICKDIQPYSVVENEGFQYLLHILEPRYHIPNRKLFTDKEIPLLYEKVRHEIAKSLSNAKRVAITVDGWTSRATDSYVTVTAHYIDEEWVLQNHVLQTRPFNEAHTGNNLGLLLKDVCCTWNIADKNPALVTDNAKNMLLAGVRAEINPHVRCIAHTLNLASQKSLKVDRVSELLVKVRKITTFFHRSPQATEVLREMQAQLHMPNHKLIHDVPTRWNSSLDMLERFWEQQPAVLNTLLSRKIKRGEGLASLTEEDMTLIPEVIKLMSPLKVATTLLSEEKHPTISMISPIQAKLQKHFQPDESDLLEISVMKERFRQDFDGRYTYLQDLLYYAAVLDPRFKDLAFLEDHGTKDMVFTKLTAEVVMMEEEASDSGTLNEGQAGDSGTLTEGQAEVDRSPEEERDDVPPKKTALNQMFGDFLTARAPMKTTRERARAEILKYRERDSLALSGDVLQWWKKQVDLPLLSALAKSYLCIPATSVPSERVFSTAGDIVTAKRSLLHPDHVDQLIFLKKNLKIGQIS, encoded by the exons ATGGCTACAGTGGCTGCCTCAACAAGTACACCTGCGCAAAGTATTTCCACCTTTTTTCATGCCCCGCTGGCTACCAACTCAGCTCGATCAAAGGCAATAACCGAAGCCATTGCCTTCTTTATTTGCAAAGATATTCAGCCTTACAGTGTTGTTGAAAACGAGGGCTTCCAATACCTCCTACACATTCTGGAGCCGAGGTACCACATCCCGAATAGGAAGCTTTTCACGGATAAAGAAATCCCTCTTCTGTATGAAAAAGTGAGGCATGAAATAGCTAAATCGTTGAGCAATGCCAAAAGAGTTGCTATTACAGTTGATGGTTGGACGTCTCGCGCCACTGACTCCTATGTCACCGTAACGGCACATTACATCGATGAAGAGTGGGTTTTACAAAACCACGTCCTTCAAACCAGACCGTTCAACGAGGCTCACACAGGGAATAATCTGGGACTTTTACTGAAGGACGTTTGTTGCACATGGAACATCGCAGACAAGAACCCAGCGTTGGTCACGGACAACGCAAAAAATATGTTACTGGCTGGAGTTCGTGCAGAGATAAACCCCCATGTGCGATGCATCGCGCACACGCTCAATCTGGCCTCACAAAAATCCCTGAAGGTGGACAGGGTGTCAGAGCTTCTGGTGAAAGTGAGGAAGATTACAACTTTTTTTCACAGAAGCCCACAAGCAACTGAGGTTCTACGTGAAATGCAGGCCCAGTTACACATGCCAAATCACAAGCTCATCCATGATGTTCCCACAAGATGGAACAGTTCACTTGACATGTTGGAGCGTTTTTGGGAGCAGCAGCCTGCTGTGTTGAACACTCTTCTGTCAAGGAAGATAAAGAGGGGAGAAGGATTAGCCAGCCTGACAGAGGAAGACATGACACTGATCCCAGAGGTCATCAAATTGATGTCCCCTCTGAAAGTGGCAACAACACTCCTCAGTGAGGAAAAACACCCCACTATCTCAATGATCTCCCCAATACAGGCCAAACTTCAGAAGCATTTCCAGCCAGATGAGAGCGATCTGCTGGAAATTTCTGTGATGAAGGAGCGATTCCGACAGGATTTTGATGGTCGCTACACGTATCTCCAAGACCTCCTCTACTATGCTGCAGTGCTCGATCCACGGTTCAAAGACCTGGCTTTCTTGGAAGACCACGGCACCAAGGACATGGTATTCACGAAGCTAACAGCagaggtggtgatgatggaggaAGAG GCAAGTGACAGTGGCACACTCAATGAGGGCCAGGCAGGTGACAGTGGCACACTGACTGAGGGCCAGGCAGAGGTTGACAGAAgcccagaggaagagagag ATGATGTCCCCCCCAAGAAGACAGCCTTGAACCAGATGTTTGGGGATTTCCTCACTGCGAGAGCACCAATGAAGACCACAAGGGAGAGGGCTAGGGCAGAAATCTTaaagtacagagagagggattctTTAGCTTTGAGTGGTGATGTGTTGCAGTGGTGGAAAAAACAAGTGGATCTTCCACTGCTTTCAGCCTTGGCAAAGAGCTACCTGTGCATCCCAGCAACGAGTGTACCCTCTGAAAGAGTGTTTAGCACGGCTGGGGACATAGTTACAGCAAAGCGCAGTTTGCTTCATCCTGATCATGTGGATCAACTCATATTCCTTAAGAAAAACCTGAAAATAGGACAAATTAGTTAA
- the LOC115547993 gene encoding zinc finger BED domain-containing protein 4-like isoform X2 → MATVAASTSTPAQSISTFFHAPLATNSARSKAITEAIAFFICKDIQPYSVVENEGFQYLLHILEPRYHIPNRKLFTDKEIPLLYEKVRHEIAKSLSNAKRVAITVDGWTSRATDSYVTVTAHYIDEEWVLQNHVLQTRPFNEAHTGNNLGLLLKDVCCTWNIADKNPALVTDNAKNMLLAGVRAEINPHVRCIAHTLNLASQKSLKVDRVSELLVKVRKITTFFHRSPQATEVLREMQAQLHMPNHKLIHDVPTRWNSSLDMLERFWEQQPAVLNTLLSRKIKRGEGLASLTEEDMTLIPEVIKLMSPLKVATTLLSEEKHPTISMISPIQAKLQKHFQPDESDLLEISVMKERFRQDFDGRYTYLQDLLYYAAVLDPRFKDLAFLEDHGTKDMVFTKLTAEVVMMEEEMMSPPRRQP, encoded by the exons ATGGCTACAGTGGCTGCCTCAACAAGTACACCTGCGCAAAGTATTTCCACCTTTTTTCATGCCCCGCTGGCTACCAACTCAGCTCGATCAAAGGCAATAACCGAAGCCATTGCCTTCTTTATTTGCAAAGATATTCAGCCTTACAGTGTTGTTGAAAACGAGGGCTTCCAATACCTCCTACACATTCTGGAGCCGAGGTACCACATCCCGAATAGGAAGCTTTTCACGGATAAAGAAATCCCTCTTCTGTATGAAAAAGTGAGGCATGAAATAGCTAAATCGTTGAGCAATGCCAAAAGAGTTGCTATTACAGTTGATGGTTGGACGTCTCGCGCCACTGACTCCTATGTCACCGTAACGGCACATTACATCGATGAAGAGTGGGTTTTACAAAACCACGTCCTTCAAACCAGACCGTTCAACGAGGCTCACACAGGGAATAATCTGGGACTTTTACTGAAGGACGTTTGTTGCACATGGAACATCGCAGACAAGAACCCAGCGTTGGTCACGGACAACGCAAAAAATATGTTACTGGCTGGAGTTCGTGCAGAGATAAACCCCCATGTGCGATGCATCGCGCACACGCTCAATCTGGCCTCACAAAAATCCCTGAAGGTGGACAGGGTGTCAGAGCTTCTGGTGAAAGTGAGGAAGATTACAACTTTTTTTCACAGAAGCCCACAAGCAACTGAGGTTCTACGTGAAATGCAGGCCCAGTTACACATGCCAAATCACAAGCTCATCCATGATGTTCCCACAAGATGGAACAGTTCACTTGACATGTTGGAGCGTTTTTGGGAGCAGCAGCCTGCTGTGTTGAACACTCTTCTGTCAAGGAAGATAAAGAGGGGAGAAGGATTAGCCAGCCTGACAGAGGAAGACATGACACTGATCCCAGAGGTCATCAAATTGATGTCCCCTCTGAAAGTGGCAACAACACTCCTCAGTGAGGAAAAACACCCCACTATCTCAATGATCTCCCCAATACAGGCCAAACTTCAGAAGCATTTCCAGCCAGATGAGAGCGATCTGCTGGAAATTTCTGTGATGAAGGAGCGATTCCGACAGGATTTTGATGGTCGCTACACGTATCTCCAAGACCTCCTCTACTATGCTGCAGTGCTCGATCCACGGTTCAAAGACCTGGCTTTCTTGGAAGACCACGGCACCAAGGACATGGTATTCACGAAGCTAACAGCagaggtggtgatgatggaggaAGAG ATGATGTCCCCCCCAAGAAGACAGCCTTGA